The proteins below come from a single Triticum aestivum cultivar Chinese Spring chromosome 5D, IWGSC CS RefSeq v2.1, whole genome shotgun sequence genomic window:
- the LOC123123109 gene encoding ethylene-responsive transcription factor LEP gives MGMSPADSLAAGRTRRAGSLAPRPKRVCVFFVDADATESESSGDEEVRRGERRVRKVIDISVSQPSPASSIPRRRALLRRRRAAKAGDGGYRRRFRGVRQRPWGKYAAEIRDPSLQKRLWLGTFDTAEEAAAVYDDAAVRLKGSHAVTNFSSSSSSDSDYVASTKPRSPPQANFRPTGEAAAEAPATIPPSAPSPPSQPEPEEDDADSFNPFALPLTPVLRRAAGEAPRPVDQLYGELCDLASAAPPSKAVEFDWQQPWWDSEPKATEFDWQLPWWESEDFVMPPPASAVSVI, from the coding sequence ATGGGGATGTCTCCTGCGGACTCCCTCGCCGCCGGCCGGACCCGCCGCGCTGGGTCCCTCGCTCCCCGGCCCAAGCGCGTGTGCGTCTTCTTCGTGGACGCCGACGCCACCGAGTCCGAGTCCTCGGGGGACGAGGAGGTCAGGCGCGGCGAGCGGCGCGTGCGGAAGGTCATCGACATCAGCGTCTCTCAGCCGTCTCCGGCGTCGTCCATCCCACGGAGACGGgctctgctgcggcggcggcgggcggcgaaggCCGGCGACGGCGGCTACCGTCGGCGGTTCCGTGGCGTGCGGCAGCGGCCGTGGGGCAAGTACGCCGCGGAGATCCGCGACCCGAGCCTGCAGAAGCGGCTGtggctcggcaccttcgacaccgccgAGGAGGCTGCCGCCGTGTACGACGACGCGGCCGTGCGCCTCAAGGGGTCCCATGCCGTCACCAACTTCTCGTCCAGCTCCAGCTCCGACTCCGACTACGTCGCGTCCACCAAGCCCCGCTCCCCGCCGCAGGCGAACTTTCGTCCTACCGGGGAAGCGGCAGCAGAGGCCCCCGCGACCATTCCCCcctccgcgccgtcgccgccctcgcagCCCGAGCCCGAGGAGGACGACGCCGACTCGTTCAACCCGTTCGCGTTGCCCCTGACCCCGGTCCTCCGTCGCGCGGCCGGCGAGGCGCCCCGCCCAGTGGACCAGCTGTACGGCGAGCTCTGCGACCTGGCCTCGGCCGCTCCGCCGTCGAAGGCGGTGGAGTTCGACTGGCAGCAGCCGTGGTGGGATAGCGAGCCGAAGGCGACGGAGTTCGACTGGCAGCTGCCGTGGTGGGAGAGCGAGGACTTCGTGATgccgccgccggcgagcgccgTCAGCGTGATATGA